In Propionimicrobium sp. PCR01-08-3, one DNA window encodes the following:
- a CDS encoding acylphosphatase, giving the protein MAERAVQVVVTGRVQGVGFRWSAADHADSLGVNGWVRNLYDGSVEAWIEGDDDKVAQMIEWMRDGPGWASVDTYQVSEQSPSGINGFRVR; this is encoded by the coding sequence ATGGCGGAACGCGCAGTGCAGGTAGTGGTGACCGGACGCGTCCAGGGCGTGGGATTCCGGTGGTCGGCGGCAGATCATGCCGATTCTCTCGGCGTCAACGGTTGGGTACGTAACCTCTACGACGGTTCTGTCGAGGCCTGGATCGAGGGCGACGACGACAAGGTCGCGCAGATGATCGAGTGGATGCGCGACGGCCCGGGCTGGGCGAGTGTCGACACCTACCAGGTGAGCGAACAGTCCCCGAGCGGCATCAACGGCTTCCGCGTGAGGTAG